In the Candidatus Electrothrix sp. GW3-4 genome, one interval contains:
- a CDS encoding RHS repeat-associated core domain-containing protein translates to MLSSDGRLTTTTYEQGSFDVGSQVFTPGTGTDERVTTVHGTESSPAGIALKTSKEESISDSLGKGVFQQTLVYDGSSYQPVSWTAQEFDDFGRVTDRTSSDGTLVETDWSCCVKNFEINATGVRTDFSYDGLRRLISQSRAAEQGPVVTDYTYDASGRRLTETVSSGSLSLGSSSQYDLSGRIISRTDSRNLTTNYDYASGGRITTETRPGNITEITETYLDGRTRSVIGSGVVPRFYSYGVNSDGSIWTEVHSGTASSPVWEKTTTDLAGRTVKTEKPGYLGTEVSENFYNDKGQLIRTTAPGLADTLHQYDELGNRIRSGLDIDSSGVLETASDDRISGSSTAFLLDNGAWWQEQVQSIFAEFGSSAETITGKTRTRLTGLGAGGLIAETVSTDIHDNETVSSQYINRTSHTVTEITDYPDSDTNAEQENIYGLLQSSTDKSGITTTYQYDALERRIGVTDPRTGQSITHYNSQGQVDYTEDAAGNRTEYSYDPVTGRKTSVTDAENRTVYFLYDDLDRVTHTWGGTTPVRYEYDNYGRMDAMHSWRSGEGWESPTWPSANDGLADITRWHYHEATGLLESKEDAQNKSTQYTYLEGGRLHTRTWARTPAITTTYSYDPNTGELTGIDYSDSTPDIGFTYYRSGQRHTVSDAVGTRTFAYNTALQPDSESITGLISRILTRTYATAGVVGRNTGFSTGSNYAVTYGYDNTGRFNGVSWNIGTHSDTVQYGYEPNSHLLKNATFGSGASTGYSYEPHRNLKTGVKNEYSVSVISQYDYTHDNIGRRNSMTTTGDAFSISLPVPPDQKLINTGTYTSVDYTANDLNQYISVDTNGSAVSPAYDDDGGLTDDGTFTYAWNGENRLITVTPKTPAVGDKKLEFLYDYMGRRARKITTAWDGAVWQPDETALFVYDGWNMIEELEGSGVVTASYVHGLDLSQSIQGAGGTGGILARVDHGADKVHLYFYDANGNVGQLIDTADGSVVAAYEYAPFGGLTSAMGTYAGTNPFRFSSKYADDMTGLYYYGYRYYSPELGRWLSRDPIGEDGGVNLYGFVGNDGVNGWDYLGMIKVGVAFLNGYGPTKDSQNNLFKKIVQDSSDKGRWIAARTGWEMLKFLADQCKKSKCSIKLLTIAGHGWGYDENDPNSNGAGIPATADGVGFYSDGSSWVQPGSATISDLKVDIKRKKIKFASKCTIQIHSCRIAQSFSSSLAAATGCHVVAASASCSIKGDKWRSAPGYWDEKKKKKNLGFYKIDPTTGSTAQLGEYYDPL, encoded by the coding sequence GTGCTTTCATCGGACGGACGGCTGACAACCACCACCTATGAACAGGGGAGCTTTGATGTCGGCAGCCAGGTCTTCACACCGGGCACAGGCACGGACGAACGGGTCACGACGGTACATGGTACGGAAAGCTCGCCAGCGGGCATTGCTCTGAAGACGAGTAAAGAAGAAAGCATCAGCGACAGCCTGGGTAAAGGGGTATTTCAGCAGACCCTGGTCTACGACGGGAGCAGCTATCAGCCGGTGAGCTGGACAGCGCAGGAATTTGATGATTTCGGCAGAGTGACCGACCGGACATCCTCGGACGGCACGCTTGTTGAAACAGACTGGTCCTGCTGCGTGAAGAATTTCGAGATCAACGCCACCGGCGTGCGGACTGATTTCAGCTATGACGGCCTGCGCCGCCTCATCAGTCAAAGCCGTGCTGCTGAACAGGGGCCTGTTGTAACTGATTATACTTACGACGCTTCGGGCAGACGGCTCACCGAAACCGTGTCCTCCGGCAGTCTCAGTCTGGGCAGTTCCAGCCAGTACGACCTGTCCGGCAGGATCATCAGCCGGACCGACAGCAGGAACCTGACCACCAACTACGATTATGCTTCAGGAGGTCGGATCACTACTGAAACCCGGCCCGGTAATATCACCGAAATCACAGAAACCTATTTGGATGGTCGAACCAGATCCGTGATTGGTAGCGGCGTGGTGCCGCGGTTTTACAGCTACGGGGTGAACAGCGACGGCAGCATCTGGACAGAGGTGCATAGCGGAACCGCTTCCTCACCGGTCTGGGAGAAAACCACAACAGACCTGGCCGGACGGACAGTGAAGACCGAAAAGCCGGGTTATCTGGGCACGGAAGTCTCGGAGAATTTTTACAACGACAAAGGGCAGCTGATCCGAACAACTGCGCCGGGACTGGCTGACACCCTGCATCAGTACGACGAACTGGGCAACAGAATCCGTTCAGGTCTGGATATCGACAGCAGCGGGGTCCTGGAAACCGCCTCAGACGACCGGATCAGCGGCAGCAGCACAGCCTTTCTCCTGGATAACGGTGCGTGGTGGCAGGAACAGGTACAGAGTATCTTTGCCGAATTCGGTTCATCTGCCGAGACAATCACCGGCAAAACCCGGACTCGCCTGACCGGTCTGGGCGCAGGCGGCCTGATTGCCGAAACCGTGAGCACGGACATCCACGACAATGAGACTGTTTCGTCGCAGTATATCAACCGGACCTCACATACAGTTACGGAAATCACAGACTATCCTGATTCGGATACGAATGCGGAGCAGGAAAACATCTACGGTCTGTTGCAATCTTCCACAGATAAATCCGGCATCACCACGACCTATCAGTACGACGCCCTGGAACGACGTATCGGCGTCACTGATCCCCGCACCGGCCAGAGTATCACTCATTACAACAGCCAGGGGCAGGTTGATTATACAGAAGACGCGGCAGGCAACCGGACAGAGTACAGCTACGATCCGGTCACGGGCAGGAAAACTTCAGTAACCGATGCGGAGAACCGGACGGTCTACTTTCTCTACGACGACCTTGATCGGGTCACCCATACCTGGGGTGGAACAACGCCTGTCCGCTATGAATACGACAACTACGGCAGAATGGATGCCATGCACAGCTGGCGTAGCGGCGAGGGCTGGGAGTCTCCGACCTGGCCGTCTGCCAACGACGGGCTGGCCGATATCACCCGCTGGCATTACCACGAGGCCACTGGCCTGCTGGAGAGCAAGGAGGATGCACAAAATAAGAGCACGCAATACACCTATCTCGAAGGCGGCAGGCTGCACACCCGAACCTGGGCCAGAACTCCGGCCATCACAACCACCTACAGCTACGACCCGAACACCGGGGAGCTGACTGGCATTGATTATTCCGACTCCACCCCGGATATCGGCTTCACCTACTACCGTTCCGGTCAGAGGCACACGGTCAGTGATGCGGTCGGCACTCGCACCTTTGCCTATAACACTGCTCTTCAACCGGACAGCGAAAGCATCACAGGACTGATCAGCCGAATCCTCACCCGCACCTATGCAACCGCCGGAGTTGTCGGCAGAAACACCGGTTTCAGCACAGGCAGCAATTACGCAGTCACCTACGGATACGACAATACCGGACGTTTCAACGGAGTTTCATGGAATATTGGCACGCACAGCGATACCGTGCAGTACGGCTACGAGCCGAACTCGCACCTGCTGAAAAACGCAACCTTCGGCTCCGGCGCATCAACAGGCTATTCCTATGAACCCCATCGTAACCTGAAAACCGGTGTGAAAAACGAGTACAGCGTGAGCGTTATTTCTCAGTATGACTACACCCACGACAACATCGGGCGACGGAATTCCATGACCACCACCGGAGATGCCTTTTCCATCTCCCTGCCGGTCCCGCCGGATCAGAAACTCATCAACACGGGAACCTATACCTCGGTCGATTACACAGCGAATGATCTGAATCAGTACATCTCGGTGGATACGAACGGCTCTGCGGTCAGCCCGGCGTATGATGATGACGGTGGCCTTACTGATGACGGAACCTTCACCTATGCCTGGAACGGAGAAAACCGGCTTATCACGGTTACTCCGAAAACCCCTGCTGTTGGTGATAAAAAACTCGAATTTCTCTACGACTACATGGGCCGCAGAGCACGAAAAATTACAACCGCCTGGGACGGCGCAGTCTGGCAGCCCGATGAAACAGCCCTGTTCGTCTATGACGGCTGGAATATGATTGAGGAGCTGGAAGGAAGTGGTGTTGTTACGGCCAGTTATGTCCACGGACTTGATCTGTCGCAGAGTATTCAGGGTGCAGGCGGTACCGGTGGAATTCTGGCACGAGTTGACCACGGAGCAGATAAAGTTCACCTCTATTTCTACGATGCCAACGGTAATGTAGGACAGTTGATTGATACTGCGGATGGAAGTGTTGTTGCTGCCTACGAATATGCGCCCTTCGGTGGATTGACTTCTGCTATGGGAACTTATGCCGGAACGAATCCCTTCCGGTTCAGCTCGAAGTATGCCGATGATATGACAGGGCTGTATTATTATGGGTATCGGTATTATTCTCCTGAGTTGGGGCGGTGGTTGAGCAGGGATCCGATTGGAGAGGATGGCGGAGTTAATCTGTATGGGTTTGTGGGGAATGATGGGGTTAACGGATGGGATTATTTAGGAATGATTAAAGTCGGAGTGGCATTCTTAAATGGTTATGGACCAACTAAAGACAGTCAAAACAACCTGTTCAAAAAAATTGTACAAGACAGTTCGGATAAGGGAAGATGGATTGCGGCAAGAACAGGCTGGGAAATGTTAAAATTCTTAGCGGATCAGTGTAAAAAATCAAAGTGTTCAATCAAATTACTGACTATAGCCGGTCATGGTTGGGGTTATGATGAAAACGATCCGAACTCAAATGGAGCCGGTATTCCTGCTACAGCGGACGGAGTAGGGTTTTATTCTGACGGAAGTTCTTGGGTTCAACCAGGCTCCGCAACTATTAGTGATTTAAAAGTTGATATCAAGCGGAAAAAGATAAAATTTGCATCTAAATGCACAATTCAAATTCACTCGTGTCGAATTGCCCAGTCTTTTTCATCATCGCTTGCAGCAGCAACTGGGTGTCATGTCGTCGCGGCTTCAGCGTCCTGTTCTATAAAAGGTGATAAATGGAGAAGTGCTCCAGGATATTGGGACGAAAAAAAGAAAAAGAAAAACCTTGGATTTTACAAGATTGATCCAACGACAGGATCAACAGCGCAATTAGGAGAATATTATGATCCTCTTTAA